The sequence ATATTCGGCCTGCGTCATGTCGTTTAGAATATCGATAGAATTGCCTTCTCCAAACCATTCAATAATGTATTTGTATGGATTGTCTTCTAGCTTTCTAACTTTTTCTGGTGAGGGAAAGAAGCCTAAAAATTGTTTTCTTATTGCTTTACTTAGAAGTGATTGAGCAACCTCTCCTGCTCCTTCTTGCTCTCCTTCATATACAAGTTCAATTTTACCTGTAATTGCAGGGATCGTTCCTACTAAATCCGCTACTCTTATATACGTTTTATCTTCTGAATTAAGCAGTATTCTAAGTTCTGCTGCAGAGTATAAATTTTCCATTGATGATATTGTCAGACGTGCAGACACACCACTTTTTTCATCAACAAACTCACTTTCTCTCGCTTCAAAAGCAATTTGTTCAATTAAGTTACGTGATAAATCATTCATGCTAATTTTTTCTAATTGAGCAGGTTTGATATTCGCTTCTTGTGTTGTGATTTTCTTAGCTATCTGTAAATCTTTAGGATAGTGTGTAATAATTTGTGTTTCAATTCTATCTTTTAAAGGAGTTACAATACTACCTCTATTGGTATAATCTTCTGGGTTTGCAGTAAACACAAACTGTATATCTAATGGTAAACGTATTTTGAAACCTCTAATTTGGATATCACCTTCTTGCAAAATATTAAAGAGTGCTACTTGAATTCTTGGTTGCAAATCAGGTAGTTCGTTGATTACAAACAACCCCCTATGAGATCTAGGTACTAACCCATAATGAATAACACGTTCGTCAGAATAACTTAACTTATCTGTAGCAGCTTTTATTGGGTCAATATCTCCAATCAGATCGGCAACAGATACATCTGGTGTTGCTAATTTCTCTGTATACCTATCTTCTCTCTTCCACCAGAAAATAGGCGTATCGTCTCCGTGGTTTTCAATCTTTTCTTTTGCCGTATAAGACAACGGTTGTAAAGGATCATCATTTAATTCGCTACCTTCAACAACCGGAATTACATCGTCTAAAAGGTTAATCATTAAACGAGCAATACGTGTTTTTGCTTGCCCTCTTAACCCTAATAGGTTTATGTTATGCATTGATAAGATCCCACGTTCTAACTCTGGAATTACTGTATCCTCATATCCCCATATTGCAGTAAAAGGGTTTTCTTTATTTTGTAATTTATGAATGAGGTTCTCTCTTAATTCTTCCTTTACAGTTCTAGATTGATACCCTGCCTTTTTTAACGCTCCTAATGTTGTTAATTTTAGCTTTTCTTCTATTGTGAGTTCTTGATATTTTTTCATGGTATATATTAATTACATTCTTTTTTTCTTGTTTCTACTATAATCTTCAAAAATCATATCGCCTAATCCTTTAAGACCAGAATAATAGGCGTTACCATTGTTTGCTTCTGTAAATTCATGTATAAACTCCTTTAAATAAGGGTCTGAAGCAATCATGAAAGTTGTAATTGGAATGCGTAATCTTCTAGCTTGAGAGGCTAGTGTAAGGCATTTATTTACAATCTTACGGTCTAAACCAAAGCTATTTTTATAATACCCGCCTGCTTCTTTTAAACAAGAAGGCTTACCATCGGTAATCATAAAAATTTGTTTGTTGGTTGTCTTTCTT is a genomic window of Flammeovirga pectinis containing:
- a CDS encoding sigma 54-interacting transcriptional regulator, translated to MKKYQELTIEEKLKLTTLGALKKAGYQSRTVKEELRENLIHKLQNKENPFTAIWGYEDTVIPELERGILSMHNINLLGLRGQAKTRIARLMINLLDDVIPVVEGSELNDDPLQPLSYTAKEKIENHGDDTPIFWWKREDRYTEKLATPDVSVADLIGDIDPIKAATDKLSYSDERVIHYGLVPRSHRGLFVINELPDLQPRIQVALFNILQEGDIQIRGFKIRLPLDIQFVFTANPEDYTNRGSIVTPLKDRIETQIITHYPKDLQIAKKITTQEANIKPAQLEKISMNDLSRNLIEQIAFEARESEFVDEKSGVSARLTISSMENLYSAAELRILLNSEDKTYIRVADLVGTIPAITGKIELVYEGEQEGAGEVAQSLLSKAIRKQFLGFFPSPEKVRKLEDNPYKYIIEWFGEGNSIDILNDMTQAEYRDTLNSIPTLRACVEKLHEGLDEEEIYYRMEFVLHGLAEFSQLSKHQLVAKTSFSDLLSGMMNFSSSDFEDDDDE